A window of Sphingobacterium kitahiroshimense genomic DNA:
AAGAAGAGCAGGCGAAGCGACTGGAAGAAAGGAGAACAGACGTTTTAAAACAATGGAAAATTGGCCCTCTTGACCAACAGGCGCAAGAAAAATGGAGTGATTATACCAGTTATATCAAGACATTATTTAAAACTACCGGCACCAAATTATCACCGTGGATAGAAATTGAAACGGATAACAAGAAAAAAGCCCGTCTTGAAGCGTTCAAAATCATCATTAATCAGATTGCAAATCAAAAGAGAGAAAAAACAGAAGATTTTGTTAAAATCCATAATTAAATTCGAAATCGGAAAAGAGTGCGTTATTTCGTCTCTTTTCCGCTAATTGAACCTTCTACTCCTATTACTTTAATTACTTTATCACCCAGTCTTGTTATATCCGACTTAAGCCCAACCATAACAGTCATAATATTGATTGGAGTGTCCTGTATTTTATTAAATGAATGTAAATAACCGATTTCCAAACCCAGGAAAAAACCATTAAATCGATAATCAGCACCAACCCCGAGTTTGCCTGAAAAAGAGAATTTTTTCTGATTTTCAATTTTAGCGATACTGTTGACAGCATCGACCTTCACTCTTGGTTCTGTCAAGAATCCAACACCAGGACCTGCATAAGCATAGGCATTTAATTTCTTTAGCTGTTTACGAATCCCCCCAGCTAGGGAGAACATGTAAAAATTAGCATTAGCATCCTCTATCTTATAAGGATACTGATTGTCCTGAATCTTTTGCTTGTAATCAAACGATAATGTATATAAAGCTGGATATAGATAATACTTTGGATTTTTCAATGAAATATCCAAACCTAAACTTCCTGAAAACTTTGGAGACAGAACATCTTTTGTCTTACCTAACGGAAAGCCCATTCCTGTTCCACCAAAATAATACACTTTGCGGTAATGAAGTGTATCTACACCCGACTGGGCAAAAACAGAGCAACACAAGAACAAACAAAATACAGTTGTTAAAATACTCTTCATAAAAAACGAATCTATTATTGTATTACAATAATAGACTCTAAAAGTTTTATATATGATCAATTATATTAAAAATAATTTTTTGACTGTGGTCCCTGACTAAACAATAAATCCACAATGCTCAAATCTGAATAAAATCCATTTTTCTCCTCAAACACTTGGTAATAAGGTTTCGGGTTTAATAAGAGACTTTCTTTCTTGGGATGGATACGGTCTCTAAAATCCAGCGCATCGGGAACCGACCTAAAATATTCATCTGTAAAAGACAATTCACGCTTTAATTTTAATGATTTTAACAAGAGCTCAAGCTGCGCAATATTGAAGTCAAATAGAAAATCAAACTTCTTATTGTAAAACTGAGCGAAATCATCCTCATAATATTCAAAATAAGCAGAATTGCGATATGCGGCTTGAAGACTCAACCAATGTAATCGTTGCCAGTCAAACTCATAGGAAATGCGCTTTTCCGACATCGGTGAACGTTCCTTTTTACTATGCTGTATGGGTACAATCAATTCCTGTATACCATTTGCAGTTGCAATACGTGTTCTAGAACGATAAGTTTGCTTTTGGAAATTATCATACTTCTCAATCAATACAGGTAACGCATTTTGTTGGATACAATGAAAATAAGAAACCGGAGGTAAGTAGCAAGTCGTTAATAATAAATGAGTTGACATAAAAAATCGTTGTATTTTACTTTATCTACTGCAAAAATAACTTAAATTAGGGATATTTGCAGGTAAGATTTACAATAGTTATCACGTTTACATGAAACAAAAAGCATTAGCAGCACTTCTATACCTTTTCGCTTTGATGCCATTTTGGTTCATTTATATGATATCCGATGTGTTATACTATGTATTCTATTATATAATAAGATATCGCAAAAACGTCGTATTTAATAATCTTAGAAATTCATTTCCTGAAAAAGATGAAGAAGAGATTATTAATATAGCGAAGAAATTTTACCGTTTTTTTCCTGACATGATTCTTGAATGTCTAAAGTTCAAGAGTATAAGCCGCGCTGAAGTAAAAAAAAGAATCACACTAATTGATGATCATGAATTAACTAAGCACTTGGACCAAAATAGAACAGTTATTGCCGTCACTGCACATTATGCCAATTGGGAATATGGTATTCACCGTTTAGGTGCCATTACAGAAGCTCCGACCCTCATTGTATACAAACCGCTAAATAATAAAACCATAGACAGTGTTTACAATCAGGTCCGTTCTCGATTCGGCGCTATTATGGTCCCAATGAAACAAATAGTGCGGCATCTAGCTAAATTAAGAGGAAAACCAAGTGTCAGCGTTTTTGTAGCAGATCAAGCTCCTTTACATTCGGATGCTGACTATTTTCTACAGTTCTTAAATCAGGAAACGCTTGTTTATACCGGTGTTGAACGAATTTCTAAAATGACCAATGGTCCTATAGTTTTTTGCCATATCGGAAGAAAAGAGAAAAGAGGATATTATTTTTGTAAATTTACAACATTAATTGAAGACCCATCTTCTTACTCCGACAAGGAAATAACCCATATCCATAATGCTTTTACGGAAAAAATAATCCGCGAAGAGCCACAATATTGGCTTTGGACACATAGAAGATGGAAAAGAAAACGTAGAAAATGAAAAATTACCCTAAAGTAGCTGTTGTTATTTTAAATTGGAACGGGAGATTTTTCTTGGAAAAATTTTTACCTTCCGTATATAATAGCAGTTACCCAAATATAGAATTCGTAATTGGAGACAATGCCTCTACAGATGATTCTTTATCATTTGTACGCGCTTCATACCCAAAAATTACCATCTTAGAAAATACGGAAAACTATGGTTTTGCAGGTGGTTATAACCATATTCTATCACGTGTGGAAGCAGATTATTTTGTGTTGCTTAATTCTGACGTGGAAGTTACACCAAACTGGATAGAACCTGTCATCGAAATGCTTGAACGAGACACTCACCTTGTGGCCGCACAACCTAAAATACTAGCCTTTCACAATAAAGCAAAATTTGAGCATGCCGGTGCTGCGGGTGGATACCTCGATCGCTATGGATTTCCATTCTGCTGTGGACGCATTATGGATAAAGTCGAATATGATTTGGGACAATATGATGATGAAAAAGAAATTTTTTGGGCATCGGGAGCCTCACTGTTTATAAAAAGCTGGGCTTGGAAAGAAGCACAGGGACTGGATGAAGATTTTTTTGCTCATATGGAAGAAATAGACCTTTGTTGGCGCTTAAAAAGAATGGGATACCGAATTGGTTATTGTCCAGACTCGACGGTATATCACGTGGGTGGCGGAACATTAAATGCCAGTAATCCACAAAAGACTTATTTAAACTTCCGGAACAATCTGTTTATGCTGCAAAAAAATGTTCCTATAGGGCAGCTATTTACAGTTATATTCATCCGCTTCTGGTTTGATTTTGCTGCCTTATTGAAATTTGCTTTTGATAGAAAATTTAAAGATGCCTGGGCTGTTAGCCGAGCACATCAAGCTTTCTTCCTGAATATTTTCAAAAACGCTAAAAAAAGAAAAAATCATATTAAAACCGAAAATAAGACTGGTCAATATAAAAAATCAATAATCAATGATTTCTATCTGGATAAGAAACAAAAATTTTCTGACCTAGATCAAGAGAGCTTTTTTTAAAGGCTTTACTAAGAGTAAGTAAAAACGCATAAAAATGCAGCTCTTATCAATAGCTGCATTTTTCATTAATTTCTGTTTGCAAATAGACTAAACGTACTTTTTATTTGTAAATTCGCAACATGTCATCCATGGATATTGAACAAAAAATAACTTCACTAACGCAAGAGCTCAACCATTATAATTATCAATATTATGTGTTGGCTCAAAGCCTTATTTCAGATTATGATTTTGATCTGAAAATGAAAGAATTGGAAGCCTTAGAAGCACAATACCCTGAATTCGCAGATCCCAACTCGCCTACACAACGTGTTGGTGGTGATGTAACGACAAAATTTGAGACCGTTAGACATCGCTGGCCAATGTTATCATTAGGAAATACCTATAATCAAGATGACCTTCGTGATTTTGATCAACGGGTACGTAAAATAATCGGCGATAATTTTGAATACATCTGTGAATTAAAATTTGATGGACTATCCATCAGCCTTACTTACCTGAATGGTAAACTGGTAAAA
This region includes:
- a CDS encoding outer membrane beta-barrel protein, whose product is MKSILTTVFCLFLCCSVFAQSGVDTLHYRKVYYFGGTGMGFPLGKTKDVLSPKFSGSLGLDISLKNPKYYLYPALYTLSFDYKQKIQDNQYPYKIEDANANFYMFSLAGGIRKQLKKLNAYAYAGPGVGFLTEPRVKVDAVNSIAKIENQKKFSFSGKLGVGADYRFNGFFLGLEIGYLHSFNKIQDTPINIMTVMVGLKSDITRLGDKVIKVIGVEGSISGKETK
- a CDS encoding WbqC family protein yields the protein MSTHLLLTTCYLPPVSYFHCIQQNALPVLIEKYDNFQKQTYRSRTRIATANGIQELIVPIQHSKKERSPMSEKRISYEFDWQRLHWLSLQAAYRNSAYFEYYEDDFAQFYNKKFDFLFDFNIAQLELLLKSLKLKRELSFTDEYFRSVPDALDFRDRIHPKKESLLLNPKPYYQVFEEKNGFYSDLSIVDLLFSQGPQSKNYF
- a CDS encoding lysophospholipid acyltransferase family protein yields the protein MKQKALAALLYLFALMPFWFIYMISDVLYYVFYYIIRYRKNVVFNNLRNSFPEKDEEEIINIAKKFYRFFPDMILECLKFKSISRAEVKKRITLIDDHELTKHLDQNRTVIAVTAHYANWEYGIHRLGAITEAPTLIVYKPLNNKTIDSVYNQVRSRFGAIMVPMKQIVRHLAKLRGKPSVSVFVADQAPLHSDADYFLQFLNQETLVYTGVERISKMTNGPIVFCHIGRKEKRGYYFCKFTTLIEDPSSYSDKEITHIHNAFTEKIIREEPQYWLWTHRRWKRKRRK
- a CDS encoding glycosyltransferase family 2 protein, translated to MKNYPKVAVVILNWNGRFFLEKFLPSVYNSSYPNIEFVIGDNASTDDSLSFVRASYPKITILENTENYGFAGGYNHILSRVEADYFVLLNSDVEVTPNWIEPVIEMLERDTHLVAAQPKILAFHNKAKFEHAGAAGGYLDRYGFPFCCGRIMDKVEYDLGQYDDEKEIFWASGASLFIKSWAWKEAQGLDEDFFAHMEEIDLCWRLKRMGYRIGYCPDSTVYHVGGGTLNASNPQKTYLNFRNNLFMLQKNVPIGQLFTVIFIRFWFDFAALLKFAFDRKFKDAWAVSRAHQAFFLNIFKNAKKRKNHIKTENKTGQYKKSIINDFYLDKKQKFSDLDQESFF